Proteins encoded by one window of Pecten maximus chromosome 15, xPecMax1.1, whole genome shotgun sequence:
- the LOC117344368 gene encoding proteasome activator complex subunit 3-like, protein MPKELQKERALLLEKVSDFKEKFKTDGDHLVQDVFPNKIIELEELFQTMCLSKVSDMHCDLNVPVPDPVLFNNDNDSGEPQSKKRKADHTNSENNISGTPVMVLPNGLVPCNKKIVVLSERMKPLIWELIDHANLLKMWIAFLIPKIEDGNNFGVSIQEDTMGEARQVESEAASYLEQVSRYFITRAKLVSKVAKYPHIGDYRQAVKELDEKGFISLRLICCELRNHYASLHDLVLKNMDKIKKPRNANAQSLY, encoded by the exons atgcCAAAAGAACTACAGAAAGAAAGAGCACTACTTTTGGAAAAG GTTTCAGACTTTAAAGAAAAATTCAAAACagat GGAGACCACCTGGTTCAAGATGTCTTCCCAAATAAAATCATAGAGCTTGAAGAATTGTTTCAG ACGATGTGCTTGTCCAAAGTTTCAGATATGCATTGTGACCTAAATGTTCCTGTGCCCGATCCTGTATTATTTAACAACGACAATGACTCTGGAGAG CCACAGTCAAAGAAACGCAAAGCAGATCACACAAACAGTGAAAACAATATCTCAG GCACGCCTGTGATGGTGTTACCTAATGGCTTGGTTCCATGTAATAAGAAAATTGTAGTATTGTCAGAAAGGATGAAGCCCCTTATATGGGAACTTATTGACCACGCAAATCTG TTAAAAATGTGGATAGCATTCTTGATACCTAAGATAGAAGATGGCAACAACTTTGGGGTATCCATCCAG GAGGATACGATGGGAGAAGCCAGACAAGTTGAGAGTGAGGCTGCGTCATACTTAGAACAAGTCTCACGTTACTTCATCACACGGGCCAAACTGGTGTCAAAGGTCGCCAAATACCCACACATC GGCGACTATAGACAAGCGGTAAAGGAACTGGATGAGAAGGGATTCATCAGTCTCCGTCTCATCTGCTGTGAACTGAGAAATCACTAT GCTAGTCTACATGATCTTGTGTTGAAAAATATGGACAAAATCAAGAAGCCAAGAAATGCAAATGCCCAAAGCTTGTACTAA
- the LOC117344369 gene encoding natural resistance-associated macrophage protein 2-like isoform X2: MGINMTALLPISVTRIQVPKPTSGEMFSFRKLWAFTGPGFLMSIAYLDPGNIESDLQAGSVAGFRLLWILMSATILGLLMQRLSARLGVVTGMHLAEICYTQYPKVPRLVLWIMVEIAIIGSDMQEVIGTAIAFYLLSDGKIPLYAGVIITIADTFTFLLLDKYGLRKLEAFFGFLITAMAITFGYQYVIVKPDQGEVIKGLFVPYCDGCGPKQILQAVGIIGAIIMPHNIYLHSALVKSREVDKTDKQEVKEANKYFFIEAAIALFVSFIINLFVTAVFAEGFNVQNSTEVYSNCLLNDIPHADVFNTSSLDVDIFKGGVFLGCQFGLAAMYIWAVGILAAGQSSTMTGTYTGQFVMEGFLNLKWKRWQRVLLTRSIAILPTILVAVFSGINDLTRMNDLLNVLMSLQLPFALIPILSFTSATFIMGEFVNGIVMRVIASLLTLTVIAINIYFVVVYVQDLPHHWWIFLSIAIIVFLYLLFVLYLTWFCLVIMGCDFLLKIPLTRPLVGRSAHNPYSLAGDIHSTEQIV; this comes from the exons ATGGGAATCAACATGACGGCACTGCTTCCTATTTCAGTAACAAGGATACAAGTGCCCAAACCAACCAGCGGG gaGATGTTCAGTTTCAGAAAGCTTTGGGCATTTACTGGTCCTGGTTTCCTGATGAGTATAGCCTACCTTGACCCTGGAAATATTGAGTCTGATCTTCAGGCTGGATCTGTAGCAGGATTTAGG TTGCTATGGATACTTATGTCAGCCACAATCTTGGGTCTCCTCATGCAGCGTCTATCTGCCAGACTTGGTGTTGTTACAGGAATGCATCTGGCTGAAATCTGCTACACACAATATCCCAAGGTTCCGCGCCTTGTCCTTTGGATCATGGTGGAGATAGCCATCATTG gaTCTGATATGCAGGAGGTTATCGGAACAGCTATAGCCTTCTATCTCTTGTCAGACGGAAA AATCCCTCTGTATGCAGGAGTGATCATCACCATTGCTGACACCTTTACATTTTTATTGCTTGATAAATATGGACTACGGAAGCTGGAGGCTTTTTTTGGCTTTCTCATCACAGCCATGGCCATCACATTTGGTTACCAG TATGTGATCGTAAAACCTGACCAAGGCGAGGTAATCAAGGGACTTTTTGTACCATACTGCGATGGATGTGGGCCAAAACAGATCCTTCAAGCTGTCGGCATCATAGGTGCTATTATAATGCCTCAtaatatatacctacactccgCTCTTGTCAAG TCGAGGGAAGTTGACAAGACGGACAAACAGGAAGTGAAGGAGGCCAATAAGTATTTCTTCATCGAGGCGGCCATCGCACTATTTGTGTCATTCATCATTAACTTGTTTGTGACTGCAGTATTTGCTGAGGGTTTTAATGTACAAAATTCGACAGAGGTG TATTCCAACTGTTTGCTCAATGACATCCCACATGCGGATGTGTtcaat ACTTCATCACTTGACGTGGACATCTTCAAAGGG GGAGTGTTCTTGGGGTGTCAATTTGGACTGGCTGCTATGTATATATGGGCTGTTGGAATTCTAGCTGCTGGACAGAGTTCTACAATGACTGGAACCTACACCGGTCAGTTTGTAATGGAG GGATTTTTGAATCTAAAATGGAAGCGTTGGCAGAGAGTTCTGCTGACACGAAGCATTGCAATTTTGCCGACAATTCTCGTTGCTGTGTTCTCTGGTATCAACGACCTGACTCGGATGAATGATCTTTTGAATGTTTTGATGAGCCTACAGCTTCCGTTTGCTCTCATTCCAATTCTGTCTTTCACCAGTGCAACCTTCATAATGGGAGAATTTGTTAACGGAAT AGTCATGAGAGTAATCGCCAGCCTTCTGACTTTGACCGTTATAGCTATCAATATCTACTTCGTTGTTGTGTATGTTCAAGACCTGCCTCATCATTGGTGGATCTTCCTCTCCATTGCCATCATCGTCTTCCTTTATCTGCTTTTTGTCCTCTATCTG ACGTGGTTTTGTTTAGTTATA
- the LOC117344369 gene encoding natural resistance-associated macrophage protein 2-like isoform X1, protein MGINMTALLPISVTRIQVPKPTSGEMFSFRKLWAFTGPGFLMSIAYLDPGNIESDLQAGSVAGFRLLWILMSATILGLLMQRLSARLGVVTGMHLAEICYTQYPKVPRLVLWIMVEIAIIGSDMQEVIGTAIAFYLLSDGKIPLYAGVIITIADTFTFLLLDKYGLRKLEAFFGFLITAMAITFGYQYVIVKPDQGEVIKGLFVPYCDGCGPKQILQAVGIIGAIIMPHNIYLHSALVKSREVDKTDKQEVKEANKYFFIEAAIALFVSFIINLFVTAVFAEGFNVQNSTEVYSNCLLNDIPHADVFNTSSLDVDIFKGGVFLGCQFGLAAMYIWAVGILAAGQSSTMTGTYTGQFVMEGFLNLKWKRWQRVLLTRSIAILPTILVAVFSGINDLTRMNDLLNVLMSLQLPFALIPILSFTSATFIMGEFVNGIVMRVIASLLTLTVIAINIYFVVVYVQDLPHHWWIFLSIAIIVFLYLLFVLYLTWFCLVIMGCDFLLKIPCLTCLSPLYILTHSNAELTESTELSQENPATFTALPSN, encoded by the exons ATGGGAATCAACATGACGGCACTGCTTCCTATTTCAGTAACAAGGATACAAGTGCCCAAACCAACCAGCGGG gaGATGTTCAGTTTCAGAAAGCTTTGGGCATTTACTGGTCCTGGTTTCCTGATGAGTATAGCCTACCTTGACCCTGGAAATATTGAGTCTGATCTTCAGGCTGGATCTGTAGCAGGATTTAGG TTGCTATGGATACTTATGTCAGCCACAATCTTGGGTCTCCTCATGCAGCGTCTATCTGCCAGACTTGGTGTTGTTACAGGAATGCATCTGGCTGAAATCTGCTACACACAATATCCCAAGGTTCCGCGCCTTGTCCTTTGGATCATGGTGGAGATAGCCATCATTG gaTCTGATATGCAGGAGGTTATCGGAACAGCTATAGCCTTCTATCTCTTGTCAGACGGAAA AATCCCTCTGTATGCAGGAGTGATCATCACCATTGCTGACACCTTTACATTTTTATTGCTTGATAAATATGGACTACGGAAGCTGGAGGCTTTTTTTGGCTTTCTCATCACAGCCATGGCCATCACATTTGGTTACCAG TATGTGATCGTAAAACCTGACCAAGGCGAGGTAATCAAGGGACTTTTTGTACCATACTGCGATGGATGTGGGCCAAAACAGATCCTTCAAGCTGTCGGCATCATAGGTGCTATTATAATGCCTCAtaatatatacctacactccgCTCTTGTCAAG TCGAGGGAAGTTGACAAGACGGACAAACAGGAAGTGAAGGAGGCCAATAAGTATTTCTTCATCGAGGCGGCCATCGCACTATTTGTGTCATTCATCATTAACTTGTTTGTGACTGCAGTATTTGCTGAGGGTTTTAATGTACAAAATTCGACAGAGGTG TATTCCAACTGTTTGCTCAATGACATCCCACATGCGGATGTGTtcaat ACTTCATCACTTGACGTGGACATCTTCAAAGGG GGAGTGTTCTTGGGGTGTCAATTTGGACTGGCTGCTATGTATATATGGGCTGTTGGAATTCTAGCTGCTGGACAGAGTTCTACAATGACTGGAACCTACACCGGTCAGTTTGTAATGGAG GGATTTTTGAATCTAAAATGGAAGCGTTGGCAGAGAGTTCTGCTGACACGAAGCATTGCAATTTTGCCGACAATTCTCGTTGCTGTGTTCTCTGGTATCAACGACCTGACTCGGATGAATGATCTTTTGAATGTTTTGATGAGCCTACAGCTTCCGTTTGCTCTCATTCCAATTCTGTCTTTCACCAGTGCAACCTTCATAATGGGAGAATTTGTTAACGGAAT AGTCATGAGAGTAATCGCCAGCCTTCTGACTTTGACCGTTATAGCTATCAATATCTACTTCGTTGTTGTGTATGTTCAAGACCTGCCTCATCATTGGTGGATCTTCCTCTCCATTGCCATCATCGTCTTCCTTTATCTGCTTTTTGTCCTCTATCTG ACGTGGTTTTGTTTAGTTATA